Proteins found in one Terribacillus sp. DMT04 genomic segment:
- a CDS encoding prepilin-type N-terminal cleavage/methylation domain-containing protein — protein MKSYKLNEKGFTLIEILVSLTILAIVIVAFVPMFTQAAMHNKINGNTLKTNEAAHVVAAEYEKISDLNVSVSQLASCSSAEKSKLPPFKKTIGGKKYTVYVDVCRYETGQVENLVQAVFTTTNEERPETKGIARKFLTVGETNVQN, from the coding sequence TTGAAATCATATAAACTTAATGAGAAAGGCTTTACCTTAATTGAAATATTGGTGAGCCTAACGATTTTAGCCATAGTGATTGTTGCTTTTGTTCCTATGTTCACTCAAGCTGCTATGCACAACAAGATAAATGGCAATACATTAAAAACAAATGAAGCGGCCCATGTTGTTGCAGCAGAATATGAAAAGATCTCTGATTTGAATGTTTCGGTAAGTCAGCTGGCAAGTTGCAGCAGCGCAGAAAAGAGCAAGTTACCACCTTTCAAGAAAACAATCGGTGGTAAAAAATATACAGTTTATGTAGATGTATGTAGGTACGAAACAGGGCAGGTAGAAAACCTTGTTCAAGCTGTTTTTACCACAACAAATGAAGAAAGACCAGAAACAAAAGGGATAGCGAGAAAATTTTTAACAGTGGGTGAAACCAATGTCCAAAATTAA